From a region of the Eretmochelys imbricata isolate rEreImb1 chromosome 6, rEreImb1.hap1, whole genome shotgun sequence genome:
- the LOC144265883 gene encoding NAD(P)(+)--arginine ADP-ribosyltransferase 2-like yields the protein MWQHLPSLMKKELTENENFDLAWNTAKKEWLRKTNTFIFPNTMKAFCSVAVVAYTLNDPPLYRDFNTATRTGWTGSPAYASYPFKALHFLLTQASKEIWGIKPSCETVYRGANVKFSISRLFRFGQFTSTSKSSRVAAGFSQKTFFVLVSCTGYALRDLSHYLKEQEVLVLPSEMFQVTKVQQNEQGQTVHAKSVGVCSNHNCAYVGRGDPNVKRCPPHQVLHL from the exons ATGTGGCAGCATCTCCCGTCCCTGATGAAAAAGGAGCTGACCGAGAACGAGAACTTTGACCTGGCTTGGAACACGGCCAAGAAGGAGTGGCTGAGGAAGACGAATACGTTCATCTTCCCCAACACAATGAAAGCTTTCTGCAGCGTCGCTGTGGTTGCCTACACCTTAAACGACCCGCCTCTGTACAGGGACTTCAACACGGCCACCAGGACGGGCTGGACGGGATCCCCTGCCTACGCCAGCTACCCCTTCAAGGCCTTGCATTTCCTGCTGACCCAGGCGTCCAAAGAGATATGGGGGATAAAGCCCAGTTGTGAAACCGTCTACAGAGGAGCCAACGTAAAATTCTCCATCAGCCGCTTGTTCCGCTTCGGCCAGTTCACCTCCACCTCAAAGAGCTCGAGGGTGGCGGCCGGATTCAGCCAAAAGACCTTCTTCGTGCTGGTTTCCTGCACGGGGTACGCGCTTCGGGACCTGTCCCACTACCTTAAAGAACAAGAGGTCCTGGTGCTGCCCTCCGAGATGTTCCAGGTCACCAAGGTCCAGCAGAACGAGCAGGGGCAGACTGTCCACGCCAAGTCGGTGGGGGTGTGCAGCAACCACAACTGCGCCTACGTGGGGAGAg GAGACCCCAATGTGAAGAGATGCCCTCCTCACCAAG TGCTGCATTTGTGA